In Brevundimonas sp. SGAir0440, one DNA window encodes the following:
- a CDS encoding peptidoglycan DD-metalloendopeptidase family protein yields the protein MISGWMRAVLVAGAALSTAACISYPSEPRYSTHANPAPAYGPGQGAYPQQPPYPNAGQNSNQPYRPAPYESPPPATAPIGQVEGGALPPTVNVGPSQPTYQPPASQPPAYTPPSYPSSSAPVRPGAAYVIQPGDTISGVGRRFQTPVQTLIDLNGLGPRGAITTGQRIILPEAAVDTGRDPYATGASPVGVLVPNNGAVPPPPPPPSGNAALPVQTRPVEQTNAAGAAAGQPNLLWPVRGDIVRRFGPVGMGERNNGINIGASAGATVSASAAGRVAYVGSDLVGQGLTVLIVHANGWRTVYGHLGSATVKDGDDVRAGQQIGTVGLTAGDGRPSIHFETRQMRGDDPVAVDPLTVLPR from the coding sequence ATGATTTCGGGCTGGATGAGAGCGGTTCTGGTCGCGGGGGCGGCGTTGAGCACGGCGGCCTGCATCAGCTATCCTTCGGAGCCGCGCTATTCGACGCATGCGAATCCGGCGCCGGCCTATGGTCCGGGGCAGGGCGCCTATCCGCAGCAGCCGCCCTATCCGAACGCCGGTCAGAATTCGAACCAGCCCTATCGGCCGGCCCCCTATGAATCGCCGCCGCCCGCGACCGCGCCGATCGGCCAGGTGGAGGGCGGGGCCTTGCCGCCGACGGTCAATGTCGGTCCGAGCCAACCGACCTATCAGCCGCCGGCGTCGCAGCCGCCCGCCTATACGCCGCCGTCCTATCCGTCGTCGTCGGCCCCGGTGCGTCCGGGCGCGGCCTATGTGATCCAGCCGGGCGACACGATCTCGGGCGTGGGACGCCGCTTCCAGACCCCGGTGCAGACACTGATCGATCTGAACGGCCTGGGACCGCGCGGGGCGATCACGACGGGCCAGCGAATCATCCTGCCTGAAGCGGCGGTGGATACCGGCCGCGACCCTTACGCGACCGGCGCTTCGCCCGTCGGCGTCTTGGTGCCCAACAACGGCGCCGTGCCGCCGCCCCCGCCGCCGCCCTCGGGCAATGCGGCGCTGCCGGTCCAGACGCGGCCTGTCGAACAGACCAACGCCGCCGGCGCCGCTGCCGGTCAGCCGAACCTGTTGTGGCCCGTGCGCGGCGACATCGTGCGGCGTTTCGGCCCGGTCGGCATGGGCGAGCGCAACAACGGCATCAACATCGGCGCCTCGGCCGGCGCGACGGTCAGCGCCTCTGCGGCCGGGCGCGTGGCCTATGTCGGCAGCGATCTGGTGGGGCAGGGGCTGACGGTGCTGATCGTACACGCCAACGGCTGGCGCACGGTCTACGGCCATCTGGGTTCGGCGACGGTCAAGGACGGCGACGACGTGCGCGCGGGCCAGCAGATCGGCACCGTGGGTCTGACGGCCGGCGACGGACGCCCCTCGATCCACTTCGAGACCCGTCAGATGCGCGGCGACGATCCGGTCGCCGTCGATCCTTTGACAGTGTTGCCCAGGTAG
- a CDS encoding OmpA family protein: protein MKWLPAFFAFSTIALSSPAMAHQFLDYFPYGKADLSPKGYQTAREVAGYVQRYGPDSYRVVIAAHMDTAEGQEFSDELSARRAQSMATELVALGLDPARIEMRPYGTRALARPTAVDVREQLNRRLSVDVNF, encoded by the coding sequence ATGAAATGGCTGCCTGCCTTCTTTGCATTTTCCACCATCGCCTTGTCGTCTCCGGCGATGGCGCATCAGTTCCTAGACTATTTTCCCTATGGCAAAGCCGATCTCTCACCCAAGGGATATCAGACGGCCAGAGAGGTGGCCGGCTATGTCCAGCGTTATGGGCCTGACAGCTATCGGGTGGTGATCGCTGCTCATATGGACACGGCAGAAGGGCAGGAGTTCAGCGACGAGCTTTCCGCGAGACGCGCCCAGTCTATGGCGACTGAGCTCGTAGCGCTCGGTTTGGACCCTGCTAGAATTGAGATGAGGCCTTACGGAACGCGGGCTCTGGCCAGGCCCACAGCCGTCGATGTGCGGGAGCAACTGAACCGACGCCTAAGTGTGGATGTTAACTTCTAA